One stretch of Actinacidiphila sp. DG2A-62 DNA includes these proteins:
- a CDS encoding glutaminase domain-containing protein — MVSWFAADHDAALTAATALDQKIHDDASAAVGGGSTGENYAAVCALALRQAVAGTELADRGGSPWAFLKEISSDGNMSTVDVTYPAFPAYLYLSPAYLRLLLEPILDYAERGGWPKQFAEHDLGSSYPNATGHNDGNEEDMPVEESANMLIMAAALVQRLPAADAASFAAAHYPILRQWAEYLVGNALDPGFQNQTDDFTGFIAHSANLALKGIVGIGAMGVIARTAGNSPDAAHYTGVSRSYISRWTTLAHDSSGSHLKLAYDQDGTWSLKYNGFPDRLLGLDLVPTGIADLEANWYAAHAGTYGVVLDPRNDYTKADWEVWTAAWLAGHGAARDALVNGVYHFADSTGQRVPFSDWYVVASAAQRGFQDRPVVGGVFALLLPPAQSTVHWFRVQNRNSMKVLAVSGMSQSDSAEVTQYTDNGTADHVWTMLDNGDGTVRLQNLNSGKVLAVHDQSLDDGAHAQQYQDNGTPDHNWRIVDNGDGWSKIVNVRSGKVLAVDGMSQADSAQVTQWTDNGTADHLWRFI, encoded by the coding sequence ATGGTCTCCTGGTTCGCCGCCGACCACGACGCCGCGCTGACCGCCGCCACCGCCCTGGACCAGAAGATCCACGACGACGCCTCGGCGGCCGTCGGCGGCGGCAGCACCGGCGAGAACTACGCCGCGGTGTGCGCCCTCGCGCTGCGCCAGGCTGTCGCCGGCACCGAACTGGCCGACCGCGGCGGCAGCCCGTGGGCGTTCCTGAAGGAGATCTCCTCCGACGGCAACATGTCGACCGTCGACGTCACCTACCCGGCCTTCCCCGCCTACCTCTACCTCTCCCCGGCCTACCTGCGGCTGCTGCTCGAACCGATCCTCGACTACGCCGAACGCGGCGGCTGGCCCAAGCAGTTCGCCGAGCACGACCTCGGCTCCAGCTACCCCAACGCCACCGGGCACAACGACGGCAACGAGGAGGACATGCCGGTCGAGGAGTCGGCCAACATGCTGATCATGGCCGCGGCCCTGGTCCAGCGGCTGCCCGCCGCCGACGCCGCGTCCTTCGCCGCCGCCCACTACCCGATCCTGCGCCAGTGGGCGGAGTATCTGGTCGGCAACGCCCTCGACCCCGGCTTCCAGAACCAGACCGACGACTTCACCGGCTTCATCGCGCACAGCGCCAACCTCGCGCTCAAGGGCATCGTCGGCATCGGCGCGATGGGCGTGATCGCCAGGACCGCGGGCAACAGCCCCGACGCCGCGCACTACACCGGCGTCTCGCGCAGCTACATCAGCCGGTGGACGACGCTGGCGCACGACTCCTCCGGCAGCCACCTCAAGCTCGCCTACGACCAGGACGGCACCTGGAGCCTGAAGTACAACGGCTTCCCGGACCGCCTGCTCGGCCTGGACCTGGTCCCCACCGGCATCGCCGACCTGGAGGCGAACTGGTACGCCGCGCACGCCGGCACGTACGGCGTCGTGCTCGACCCGCGCAACGACTACACCAAGGCCGACTGGGAGGTGTGGACCGCCGCCTGGCTGGCCGGCCACGGCGCCGCCCGCGACGCGCTGGTCAACGGCGTCTACCACTTCGCCGACTCCACCGGTCAGCGGGTGCCGTTCAGCGACTGGTACGTGGTCGCGAGCGCCGCACAGCGCGGCTTCCAGGACCGGCCGGTGGTCGGCGGCGTGTTCGCGCTGCTGCTGCCGCCCGCGCAGTCGACCGTGCACTGGTTCCGCGTCCAGAACCGCAACTCCATGAAGGTGCTCGCCGTCTCCGGCATGTCCCAGTCCGACAGCGCCGAGGTCACGCAGTACACCGACAACGGCACCGCGGACCACGTGTGGACCATGCTCGACAACGGCGACGGCACGGTCCGGCTGCAGAACCTCAACAGCGGCAAGGTGCTGGCCGTCCACGACCAGAGCCTCGACGACGGGGCGCACGCCCAGCAGTACCAGGACAACGGCACGCCCGACCACAACTGGCGGATCGTCGACAACGGCGACGGCTGGTCGAAGATCGTCAACGTCCGCTCCGGCAAGGTGCTGGCCGTGGACGGCATGTCGCAGGCCGACTCCGCGCAGGTCACCCAGTGGACCGACAACGGCACCGCGGACCACCTGTGGAGGTTCATCTGA
- a CDS encoding beta-L-arabinofuranosidase domain-containing protein: protein MPLNRRHFVTTALTAAGASALPLAAPGAAHAADGTRTARAESSPKVAPAAGGLYSPNAAPLAPTAFLRLPPGAVTARGWLDARLRQELAGLCGQYAATSHFLVMANTGWVHPDKTGWEEVPYWLRGYVDLAILTQDATALAAVRQWIDAIVATQQSDGFFGPTALRTQLGGGPDFWPYLPLTWALRNWQEYSGDTRIVPLLTAFFRYMNAQGPSAFNQSWVSVRWGDGLDSVFWLYNRTGASFLLDLADKIHANGANWVNNLPSLHNVNIAQGFREPAQYALRSPSTALTQAAYNNYSSVMSGYGQFPGGGFAGDENARPGFGDPRQGFETCGIVEFMASHELLARITGDPVWADRCEELAFNSLPAALDPSGKGVHYITSANSVDLDDTAKTQGQFQNTFAMQAFMPGVDQYRCCPHNYGMGWPYFTEELWLATPDNGLAAAMYAPSKVTAKVADGTAVTITETTDYPFDGTVTLTVSTPKALAFPLYLRIPGWCGSPQVTVAGAAVSAAAGPSWTVVRRTWNNGDTVVLTFPQPTTLRTWPGNHGLTAVDRGPLTYSLSIGENYVQFGGTSQFPEYEVHATTPWNYGLAPDDGSWTFIRSGGSLPADPFTRDTVPVKITAPARKIAEWQADSQHVVAPLQDSPALSTATVETVTLIPMGAARLRISAFPTASPTGHRWQPAAAYRLIRNKNSGKVMGVDVMSTANSAHVVQFDDNGTADHLWQLIDNGDGWYRIRNLNSQKVLGVDLMSTANSAQVVQFDDNGTADHLWQLVDNGDGWYRIRNKNSGKVLGVDLMSTANSAPVVQFDDNGTADHLWQFV, encoded by the coding sequence ATGCCCCTGAACCGCAGGCACTTCGTCACCACCGCGCTCACCGCGGCCGGGGCGAGCGCGCTCCCGCTCGCCGCTCCCGGCGCCGCGCACGCCGCCGACGGCACGCGGACCGCCCGCGCCGAGTCGTCCCCGAAGGTGGCGCCCGCCGCCGGCGGGCTCTACTCGCCCAACGCCGCGCCGCTGGCCCCCACCGCCTTCCTGCGGCTGCCGCCCGGCGCGGTCACCGCGCGCGGCTGGCTGGACGCCCGCCTGCGGCAGGAACTGGCCGGGCTGTGCGGCCAGTACGCCGCCACCTCGCACTTCCTGGTGATGGCGAACACCGGCTGGGTGCACCCCGACAAGACCGGCTGGGAGGAGGTCCCGTACTGGCTGCGCGGCTACGTGGACCTGGCGATCCTCACCCAGGACGCAACGGCGCTCGCCGCCGTCCGCCAGTGGATCGACGCGATCGTGGCCACCCAGCAGTCCGACGGCTTCTTCGGGCCCACCGCGCTGCGCACCCAGCTCGGCGGCGGCCCCGACTTCTGGCCGTACCTCCCGCTGACCTGGGCGCTGCGCAACTGGCAGGAGTACAGCGGCGACACCCGGATCGTGCCGTTGCTCACCGCGTTCTTCCGGTACATGAACGCGCAGGGCCCCTCCGCCTTCAACCAGAGCTGGGTGTCGGTGCGCTGGGGCGACGGCCTGGACAGCGTCTTCTGGCTCTACAACCGCACCGGCGCCTCCTTCCTGCTCGACCTCGCCGACAAGATCCACGCCAACGGCGCCAACTGGGTGAACAACCTGCCGAGCCTGCACAACGTCAACATCGCGCAGGGCTTCCGCGAGCCCGCCCAGTACGCGCTGCGCTCCCCGTCCACCGCGCTCACCCAGGCCGCCTACAACAACTACTCGTCGGTGATGAGCGGTTACGGCCAGTTCCCGGGCGGCGGCTTCGCCGGCGACGAGAACGCCCGGCCTGGCTTCGGCGACCCCCGGCAGGGCTTCGAGACCTGCGGCATCGTGGAGTTCATGGCCAGCCACGAACTGCTGGCGCGGATCACCGGCGACCCGGTGTGGGCCGACCGCTGCGAGGAACTGGCGTTCAACTCGCTGCCCGCGGCGCTCGATCCGTCCGGCAAGGGCGTCCACTACATCACCAGCGCCAACAGCGTCGACCTGGACGACACCGCCAAGACGCAGGGCCAGTTCCAGAACACCTTCGCCATGCAGGCGTTCATGCCGGGCGTCGACCAGTACCGCTGCTGCCCGCACAACTACGGCATGGGCTGGCCCTACTTCACCGAGGAACTGTGGCTGGCCACCCCCGACAACGGGCTGGCCGCCGCGATGTACGCGCCCAGCAAGGTCACCGCCAAGGTCGCCGACGGCACCGCGGTCACCATCACCGAGACCACCGACTACCCCTTCGACGGCACGGTCACCCTGACCGTCTCCACCCCCAAGGCGCTCGCCTTCCCGCTCTATCTGCGCATCCCCGGCTGGTGCGGCTCACCGCAGGTCACCGTCGCCGGCGCCGCGGTCTCCGCCGCGGCCGGCCCCTCCTGGACAGTGGTCCGCCGCACCTGGAACAACGGCGACACCGTCGTGCTGACGTTCCCACAGCCCACCACCCTGCGCACCTGGCCGGGCAACCACGGACTCACCGCGGTCGACCGCGGACCGCTCACGTACTCCCTGAGCATCGGCGAGAACTACGTGCAGTTCGGCGGGACCTCGCAGTTCCCCGAGTACGAGGTGCACGCCACCACGCCCTGGAACTACGGGCTCGCGCCCGACGACGGCAGCTGGACGTTCATCCGAAGCGGCGGCTCGCTGCCCGCCGACCCGTTCACCCGCGACACCGTACCGGTCAAGATCACCGCGCCGGCGCGGAAGATCGCCGAGTGGCAGGCCGACAGCCAGCACGTGGTCGCCCCGCTGCAGGACTCGCCGGCGCTGAGCACCGCCACGGTCGAGACCGTCACGCTCATCCCGATGGGCGCCGCCCGGCTGCGGATCTCCGCGTTCCCCACCGCCTCGCCCACCGGCCACCGCTGGCAGCCGGCCGCCGCCTACCGGCTGATCCGCAACAAGAACTCCGGGAAGGTCATGGGCGTCGACGTGATGTCGACCGCCAACAGCGCCCACGTCGTGCAGTTCGACGACAACGGGACCGCCGACCACCTGTGGCAGCTGATCGACAACGGCGACGGCTGGTACCGCATCCGCAACCTCAACTCGCAGAAGGTGCTGGGCGTCGACCTGATGTCGACCGCCAACAGCGCCCAGGTGGTGCAGTTCGACGACAACGGGACCGCCGACCACCTGTGGCAACTGGTCGACAACGGCGACGGCTGGTACCGCATCCGCAACAAGAACTCCGGCAAGGTGCTGGGCGTCGACCTGATGTCGACCGCCAACTCCGCCCCCGTCGTGCAGTTCGACGACAACGGGACCGCCGACCACCTCTGGCAGTTCGTGTGA
- a CDS encoding alpha/beta hydrolase — translation MTENKPKSSRSRGRSKPILAAAVTAVVAAAVAATLLPGNAAGATRPAHAAAATPSAGDPSGAAAARAATYAAAHATSLAWGACPTGTPAPQQCARIEVPLDYAAPHGRAIGIEISRVPARKPAERKGVLVLNGGGPGSSLDVPTLMGGLLPDQVRDRYDLVAFDPRGIGHSTPMTCGRDAGELVREEQLEVLSFPAANGDISRNVAFARQTAARCAAHSGDLLPYLTTANIARDIDRIRQALGERTVSYYGISWGTYLGAVYRTLFPQEIDRMVIDSSVDPGKRGYDDFRTFSAAMEDRWPDLARFAVAHQDLLHFGGTPAQVRRTYLRLTAALDRRPVTVAGTATPVDGNLARLFTWQLSYNDASMIPTDDAPVPPLAQLWRAAADLAAGRGTAADRAYVVGLTNDFVAGGTLDGVPQDNLFTVGWAISCGDQAWPRDTALYRRNVAADRAAYPLTAGAPANIAPCSAWAVRPTAPEPKVRPLGKRNVLILQNLRDPATPLAGARAMRRAMGDDAVMVEVDAGGHGVLVHPHPSACAIGALSAYFVSGALPDRDTRCAA, via the coding sequence ATGACCGAGAACAAGCCCAAGTCCTCCCGTTCCCGCGGGCGTTCGAAGCCGATCCTCGCCGCCGCGGTGACCGCCGTGGTGGCGGCGGCCGTGGCGGCCACCCTCCTCCCGGGGAACGCGGCAGGCGCGACCCGCCCCGCGCATGCCGCCGCGGCCACCCCGTCGGCCGGCGACCCGTCCGGCGCCGCAGCGGCCCGTGCGGCGACGTACGCCGCCGCCCACGCGACCTCCCTGGCCTGGGGCGCGTGCCCCACCGGGACGCCCGCCCCGCAGCAGTGCGCGCGGATCGAGGTGCCGCTGGACTACGCCGCCCCGCACGGCCGCGCCATCGGCATCGAGATCTCGCGCGTCCCGGCGCGCAAGCCGGCCGAGCGCAAGGGCGTCCTCGTCCTCAACGGCGGTGGGCCCGGGTCCAGCCTGGACGTCCCGACACTGATGGGCGGCCTGCTGCCCGACCAGGTGCGGGACCGCTACGACCTGGTCGCCTTCGACCCGCGCGGCATCGGGCACAGCACACCGATGACCTGCGGGCGCGACGCCGGCGAACTCGTCCGCGAGGAGCAGCTGGAAGTGCTGTCGTTCCCCGCCGCGAACGGCGACATCAGCCGCAACGTCGCCTTCGCACGCCAGACCGCCGCCCGGTGCGCGGCGCACTCCGGCGACCTGCTGCCGTACCTGACCACCGCGAACATCGCCCGGGACATCGACCGCATCCGCCAGGCACTCGGCGAACGCACGGTCTCCTACTACGGCATCTCGTGGGGCACCTACCTCGGCGCGGTCTACCGCACACTGTTCCCGCAGGAGATCGACCGGATGGTCATCGACAGTTCGGTCGACCCCGGCAAGCGGGGCTATGACGACTTCCGCACCTTCAGCGCCGCCATGGAGGACCGCTGGCCGGACCTCGCGCGCTTCGCCGTCGCCCACCAGGACCTGCTGCACTTCGGCGGCACACCGGCCCAGGTGCGCCGCACGTACCTGCGGCTGACCGCCGCGCTCGACCGGCGCCCGGTGACGGTGGCCGGCACCGCGACCCCCGTCGACGGCAACCTGGCACGGCTGTTCACCTGGCAGCTGTCCTACAACGACGCCAGCATGATCCCCACCGACGACGCGCCGGTGCCGCCCCTGGCCCAGCTGTGGCGCGCGGCCGCCGACCTGGCCGCCGGCCGCGGCACCGCGGCCGACCGCGCCTACGTCGTCGGCCTCACCAACGACTTCGTCGCCGGCGGCACGCTCGACGGGGTGCCGCAGGACAACCTGTTCACCGTGGGCTGGGCGATCAGCTGCGGCGACCAGGCGTGGCCGCGCGACACCGCGCTGTACCGGCGCAACGTCGCCGCCGACCGCGCCGCGTACCCGCTCACCGCGGGAGCGCCGGCGAACATCGCGCCCTGCTCGGCCTGGGCCGTGCGCCCCACCGCGCCCGAGCCGAAGGTGCGGCCGCTGGGCAAGCGCAACGTGCTGATCCTGCAGAACCTCCGCGATCCGGCGACTCCGCTGGCCGGCGCCCGCGCGATGCGGCGCGCCATGGGCGACGACGCCGTCATGGTCGAGGTCGACGCGGGCGGCCACGGCGTCCTGGTCCACCCGCACCCGAGCGCCTGCGCCATCGGCGCCCTGAGCGCCTACTTCGTCTCCGGGGCCCTGCCGGACCGGGACACCCGCTGCGCCGCGTGA
- a CDS encoding NTP pyrophosphohydrolase yields the protein MTATEGRREFAPPLLVVDGANVVGSVPDGWWRDRRGAAERLRDALVPLASAGLAADRGGPPWAVGVPLDVLLVVEGAARGVSPVPGVRVESAPGSGDDLIAEIAARAGAQTPARRCVVATADRGLRARVVASGAVCVGPRAVRSR from the coding sequence GTGACGGCGACGGAGGGTCGGCGCGAGTTCGCGCCTCCCCTGCTGGTGGTGGACGGCGCGAACGTCGTCGGCTCGGTGCCGGACGGTTGGTGGCGGGACCGGCGCGGCGCGGCGGAACGGCTGCGTGACGCGCTGGTGCCGCTCGCGTCGGCGGGCCTCGCCGCGGACCGCGGCGGCCCGCCGTGGGCGGTCGGCGTTCCGCTGGACGTGCTGCTCGTCGTGGAGGGCGCGGCACGCGGGGTGTCCCCGGTGCCGGGTGTACGCGTCGAGTCCGCGCCGGGCAGCGGCGACGACCTGATCGCCGAGATCGCCGCCCGCGCCGGGGCGCAGACCCCCGCCCGCCGCTGCGTGGTCGCCACCGCCGACCGGGGGCTGCGGGCCCGTGTCGTCGCCTCCGGCGCGGTCTGCGTCGGGCCGCGGGCGGTCCGCTCCCGCTGA
- a CDS encoding DUF5954 family protein, with protein MNPSAEDVPTDRTAGPTTPDGPLAGLADIEAWKARKKYPSTLFAGGPVFGSAHERPDGGWELHPYVAGLAPQDARDALAAHLRGASRAAFDRGEDEAAAQYLAAAERLDREPLDELTVRGRRFRVIRAERFIRMGPDGPEPPRGTDPDDARGRGGNGDPRAGQDPAAGLVIHPADTGHAAAAGVLRVELLTALRQKGTVPREVREDSRTAARSHPGGVLLPATFMAAEREGGRWRPHSTGTAATPGDARDGLALHLRVMVPWQQDLSAAEHETYKRAADRLDEEQCDELDVAGRHFRIVRVERLIRVGPDGPEGPRPSDPDPVPPPLAPAAQRVDDDDPTPPEPDARTRKFMALFEEEHRRRTHSRRCAGPPRRGATPSRHGRRSGRSAAARR; from the coding sequence ATGAACCCGAGCGCCGAGGACGTACCCACGGATCGCACGGCCGGGCCGACCACGCCGGACGGACCCCTCGCGGGGCTAGCCGACATCGAGGCGTGGAAGGCGCGGAAGAAGTACCCTTCGACGCTGTTCGCCGGCGGCCCGGTCTTCGGGTCCGCGCACGAACGCCCCGACGGCGGTTGGGAGTTGCACCCTTACGTCGCCGGCCTCGCGCCCCAGGACGCGCGCGACGCGCTCGCCGCGCACCTGCGCGGCGCCTCCCGCGCCGCGTTCGACCGCGGCGAGGACGAGGCCGCCGCGCAGTACCTCGCCGCCGCGGAGCGGCTGGACCGCGAACCGCTGGACGAACTCACGGTCCGCGGCAGGCGGTTCCGGGTGATACGCGCGGAGCGCTTCATCCGGATGGGCCCGGACGGCCCCGAGCCCCCGCGCGGCACCGACCCGGACGACGCCCGCGGACGCGGCGGCAACGGCGACCCGCGGGCCGGACAGGACCCGGCGGCCGGTCTGGTGATCCACCCGGCCGACACGGGACACGCGGCCGCCGCGGGCGTGCTGCGGGTCGAACTCCTCACCGCCCTGCGGCAGAAGGGCACGGTGCCGCGCGAGGTCCGCGAGGACTCCCGGACGGCGGCCCGCAGCCATCCGGGCGGGGTGCTGCTGCCCGCGACCTTCATGGCCGCCGAGCGCGAGGGGGGCCGCTGGCGCCCGCACTCCACCGGCACCGCCGCCACCCCCGGCGACGCGCGCGACGGACTCGCCCTGCACCTGCGGGTGATGGTCCCCTGGCAGCAGGACCTCAGCGCGGCGGAGCACGAGACGTACAAGCGGGCCGCCGACCGGCTGGACGAGGAGCAGTGCGACGAACTCGACGTCGCCGGACGCCACTTCCGCATCGTGCGGGTCGAACGCCTGATCCGCGTCGGCCCCGACGGCCCCGAGGGCCCCCGCCCCTCCGACCCGGACCCGGTCCCCCCGCCGCTCGCACCCGCCGCCCAACGCGTCGACGACGACGATCCGACCCCGCCCGAACCCGACGCGCGCACGCGGAAGTTCATGGCCCTGTTCGAGGAGGAGCACAGGCGCCGCACCCACAGCCGGCGGTGCGCCGGCCCGCCCCGGCGCGGGGCGACGCCGTCACGGCATGGACGGCGCAGTGGGCGTTCGGCAGCGGCGAGACGGTGA
- a CDS encoding ROK family protein produces MTAAGERQLTALSELAGLVAAGATRRSQLAAATGLSRAAVAQRVDLLIGKGLLVETGTVATERGRPPLTLQLASHASVVGAVDLGATHSTVAVAELGGAVLAEATEDLDINAGPKTVLTRLHEQLGRLLAAAGHPPEHVRAIGIGVPGPVEASTGTVIRPPIMRGWDGYRVPEFFAGRYDAPVLVDNDVNMMALGEYAQRPDTAHLMYVKVGTGIGCGIVSGGAVHRGASGAAGDIGHIRVPGQEDVPCHCGNTGCVEAVASGAAIAARLREAGLPVASVADVVRLVAAGDPAARRQVRLAAQRIGEVLASLVSFWNPDTIVLGGNIASLHDDLLADIRAAVYRRALPLATRTVTIETTLLGRRAGIEGARRRAVDHLLSPEGIARMLER; encoded by the coding sequence GTGACGGCAGCAGGCGAACGGCAGTTGACCGCGCTCAGCGAACTGGCCGGCCTGGTGGCGGCCGGCGCCACCCGGCGCAGCCAACTGGCCGCCGCGACCGGCCTGTCCAGGGCCGCGGTGGCCCAGCGCGTGGACCTGCTGATCGGCAAGGGCCTGCTGGTCGAGACCGGCACGGTGGCCACCGAGCGCGGCCGGCCGCCGCTGACCCTCCAACTCGCCTCGCACGCCTCGGTGGTGGGCGCGGTCGACCTCGGCGCCACCCACAGCACCGTGGCCGTCGCCGAACTCGGCGGCGCGGTCCTGGCCGAGGCCACCGAGGACCTGGACATCAACGCCGGCCCCAAGACCGTACTGACCAGGCTGCACGAGCAGTTGGGCCGGCTGCTGGCCGCGGCCGGCCACCCGCCCGAGCACGTGCGGGCGATCGGCATCGGCGTGCCCGGCCCGGTGGAGGCCAGCACCGGCACGGTCATCCGGCCGCCGATCATGCGCGGCTGGGACGGCTACCGCGTGCCGGAGTTCTTCGCCGGCCGCTACGACGCCCCGGTGCTGGTCGACAACGACGTGAACATGATGGCGCTCGGCGAGTACGCGCAGCGGCCCGACACCGCCCACCTGATGTACGTCAAGGTCGGCACCGGCATCGGCTGCGGCATCGTCTCCGGCGGCGCGGTGCACCGCGGCGCGTCCGGCGCGGCCGGCGACATCGGCCACATCCGGGTGCCCGGCCAGGAGGACGTGCCCTGCCACTGCGGCAACACCGGCTGCGTCGAGGCGGTCGCCTCCGGCGCGGCGATCGCCGCCCGGCTGCGCGAGGCCGGGCTGCCGGTCGCCTCCGTCGCCGACGTGGTGCGGCTGGTCGCCGCCGGCGACCCGGCGGCCCGGCGCCAGGTGCGGCTGGCCGCCCAGCGCATCGGCGAGGTGCTCGCGTCGCTGGTCAGCTTCTGGAACCCCGACACGATCGTGCTCGGCGGCAACATCGCCAGCCTGCACGACGACCTGCTCGCCGACATCCGCGCCGCCGTCTACCGCCGCGCGCTGCCGCTGGCCACCCGCACGGTGACCATCGAGACAACGCTGCTCGGCCGGCGCGCCGGCATCGAGGGCGCCCGCCGCCGCGCGGTGGACCATCTGCTCTCGCCCGAGGGCATCGCCCGGATGCTGGAGAGGTGA
- a CDS encoding Gfo/Idh/MocA family protein codes for MAETPTAPGSAEAPDRPLRAPALRTAIAGAGMIGRVHLDAVRRSGAPVAGISASTPARAAEAAAALGVARAFDSSEELVTSDDVDVVHICTPNDAHARLAALALRAGKHVVCEKPLTTSAATAAELAALAASSGKVAAVPFVYRYHPMAAEARARVRDGRAGTVRLLHGHYLQDWLALPGDTNWRVDPVAGGPSRAFADIGSHWCDLVEWVTGHRITELTALTQTVPRDAAPGSGSAPTSSTAALPATEDVVQLLFRTDGGATGALTVSQISPGRKNRLWFEVDGARTSLAFDQENPESLFVGSRGENTVPVRDPALLSPAAAGLSTVPGGHPMGYLDCFAAFVRDVHWAIRAADGGGAGEHDGGPAGPPTFDDAARMVRLTEAVLGSAADRSWKEVS; via the coding sequence GTGGCTGAGACGCCAACGGCGCCCGGGTCCGCGGAGGCGCCCGACCGGCCGCTCCGGGCGCCGGCGCTGCGTACGGCGATCGCCGGCGCCGGGATGATCGGCCGGGTCCACCTGGACGCGGTGCGCCGGTCCGGCGCGCCGGTCGCCGGAATCAGCGCCTCGACGCCGGCCCGGGCCGCGGAGGCCGCGGCGGCGCTGGGCGTGGCGCGGGCCTTCGACTCCTCCGAGGAGCTGGTCACCAGCGACGACGTGGACGTGGTGCACATCTGCACGCCGAACGACGCGCACGCGCGCCTGGCCGCGCTCGCGCTGCGAGCCGGCAAGCACGTGGTGTGCGAGAAGCCGCTGACCACCTCGGCCGCGACGGCCGCCGAGCTGGCCGCCCTCGCGGCGAGCAGCGGGAAGGTCGCCGCGGTGCCGTTCGTCTACCGCTACCACCCGATGGCGGCCGAGGCGCGCGCCCGGGTGCGCGACGGGCGGGCCGGCACGGTGCGGCTGCTGCACGGCCACTACCTCCAGGACTGGCTGGCGCTGCCCGGCGACACCAACTGGCGGGTGGACCCGGTGGCCGGCGGACCCTCCCGGGCGTTCGCCGACATCGGCTCGCACTGGTGCGATCTGGTGGAGTGGGTGACCGGCCACCGCATCACCGAACTCACCGCGCTCACCCAGACCGTGCCGCGCGACGCGGCTCCCGGGAGCGGGAGCGCTCCCACGTCTTCCACCGCGGCCCTGCCCGCCACCGAGGACGTCGTGCAGCTGCTCTTCCGCACCGACGGCGGCGCGACCGGCGCGCTGACGGTGTCCCAGATCTCCCCCGGCCGCAAGAACCGGCTGTGGTTCGAGGTGGACGGCGCCCGCACCTCGCTCGCGTTCGACCAGGAGAACCCGGAGTCGCTGTTCGTCGGCAGCCGCGGCGAGAACACGGTGCCGGTGCGCGATCCCGCGCTGCTCTCCCCCGCCGCCGCCGGCCTGTCCACGGTGCCCGGCGGCCACCCCATGGGCTACCTCGACTGCTTCGCCGCCTTCGTGCGGGACGTCCATTGGGCGATCCGCGCAGCCGACGGCGGCGGTGCGGGCGAGCACGACGGCGGCCCCGCGGGACCGCCCACCTTCGACGACGCCGCGCGCATGGTCCGCCTCACCGAGGCGGTTCTCGGCTCCGCGGCGGACCGGTCCTGGAAAGAGGTCTCCTGA